The genomic region GCAGGTTTTAACGATGCAAAATCAAATGTTTTTGATCGATTGCGGGGAAGGTACCCAGGTTCAACTTCGTAAAAATAAGATCAAATTCGGTAAAATCGAACACATATTCATTTCGCATCTGCATGGCGATCATTTTTATGGGCTAATAGGGCTTATCTCTACTTTTATGTTGCTTAATAGGGAAAAGGAGCTTCATGTTTACGGTCCAAAAGGAATAAAAGAAGTGATTTTACTTCAACTTAAATTATCAAAGGCCTGGACACCATATCCCCTTTATTTTCACGAATTAACTTCAACTCAACCAGAAAAAATTTACGAAAACGAAAAGCTTTCCGTTGAAACGATCCCACTTAAGCACAGGGTGTATACCAATGGATTTTTATTTAAGGAAAAACAAGGCGACCGTAAATTATTAGTGGAAGAAGCTCGAAAATATAAAATAGACGTAGCGCTTTTTAAAAGTCTTAAAAAGGGTAAAGATGTAATTTCTGAAGAAGGTAAACTTATAAAAAACGAGCTTGTAACAGAAAGCGGAGATGCCCCTAAAAGTTATGCTTTTTGTAGTGATACAGTTTTTTCTGAAGAAATCATTCCGCAATTATCCAATAT from Zunongwangia profunda SM-A87 harbors:
- a CDS encoding ribonuclease Z — its product is MKLDILGCYAATPRSLTNPTSQVLTMQNQMFLIDCGEGTQVQLRKNKIKFGKIEHIFISHLHGDHFYGLIGLISTFMLLNREKELHVYGPKGIKEVILLQLKLSKAWTPYPLYFHELTSTQPEKIYENEKLSVETIPLKHRVYTNGFLFKEKQGDRKLLVEEARKYKIDVALFKSLKKGKDVISEEGKLIKNELVTESGDAPKSYAFCSDTVFSEEIIPQLSNIDVLYHESTFLQEQLKLTDPTKHSTAMQAATIAKQANVKQLILGHYSTRYPDIKLFKIEAEQVFPNVLLAEDGKTLEF